One region of Natronobacterium texcoconense genomic DNA includes:
- a CDS encoding DUF4097 family beta strand repeat-containing protein, which produces MNSKTTRRKLLGGAAATASAALAGCSGMTPFVGQQLAHTETVSSDDVERLSVDTTSGEITVTGGDHDEIGVDVEKQSSSIRTDLEDLTLQTEQTDGTLELRSEWDGSLGWFESQPSMNLEIDLPREIELEEIRTSVGRVTVADVTGDLEVDTSTGRVTARDIDGDLEVDTTTGRVDITDVDGAVGADTTTGRVEIRDVELLEDVSTTTGRIETDVPAIDGDTEITASTGRIEAAISPDVDAELSVRTNTGRLEIDDLELTDATRGDDLVTGTLGDGGPELRFETSTGRITLTTLE; this is translated from the coding sequence ATGAACTCGAAGACGACCAGACGAAAACTACTCGGCGGTGCCGCAGCGACCGCGAGCGCCGCACTCGCCGGCTGTAGCGGGATGACCCCCTTCGTCGGCCAGCAACTCGCACACACCGAGACCGTCTCGTCCGACGACGTCGAGCGCCTCAGCGTCGACACCACCAGCGGCGAAATCACCGTCACCGGCGGCGACCACGACGAGATCGGCGTCGACGTCGAGAAACAGTCCAGTTCGATCCGGACCGATCTCGAGGACCTCACGCTCCAAACGGAGCAGACCGACGGCACCCTCGAACTCCGCTCTGAGTGGGACGGATCGCTGGGCTGGTTCGAGAGCCAGCCCTCGATGAACCTCGAGATCGACCTGCCACGGGAGATCGAACTCGAGGAGATACGGACCAGCGTCGGTCGTGTGACGGTCGCCGACGTGACAGGTGATCTTGAGGTTGACACCAGCACCGGCCGCGTGACCGCCAGGGACATCGACGGCGACCTCGAGGTCGACACCACGACGGGCCGGGTCGACATCACGGACGTCGACGGTGCGGTCGGTGCCGACACGACCACCGGCCGCGTCGAAATCCGGGACGTCGAACTCCTGGAGGACGTCTCGACGACGACGGGCCGGATCGAAACCGACGTACCGGCGATCGACGGCGACACCGAAATTACGGCGAGCACCGGCCGCATCGAGGCGGCGATCAGTCCCGACGTCGACGCCGAACTCTCCGTCCGGACGAACACCGGACGTCTCGAGATCGACGACCTCGAGTTGACCGACGCGACCCGCGGCGACGACCTGGTGACGGGGACGCTCGGCGATGGCGGGCCGGAACTGCGGTTCGAGACGAGCACCGGGCGGATTACGCTGACGACGCTCGAGTAG
- a CDS encoding MMPL family transporter, which translates to MVSDLATRYADGLVARSKLVIVILLLVTAGVAAGAVVNETEDAGIGEFETGSEEEAALEYVEDNYNTDEQVVTQIVVRDKGGDVLTRESLLESLSFQQDALGNESINETVADDDFVGLENAVGIAAHTEDRVDEFEERGEELGERQAELEARSDVLEEGINESREIQREYEQLNATTDETDPEYQEGAAELEAQFEAVLEETTAAADLDDEEADEYAQFAEQAREIESGLFVIEQTTDDPESVDEYGELQERLEGVYAGATVGLLEEEFEALESDFEALEEDREAFEESDGPTLAEQVDALEDRSDEEVEELLADVLDPDADAGDEDPAEFLPADYEPGDTEADSRITFLFQADDSGEDEDPEAAYEAQLEVESLFEERFDDGFVFGQGITDAASSSAVGDSFIIITPVALVLVLTILAITYRDVVDVLLGLGGIAVVMAWLGGLMGWLEIPMSQLLIAVPFLLIGLSIDYALHVVMRYREARAGVLDIGDERTDGGVARGIRTGMAVGVSGVVLALAAATFSTGIGFLSNVVSPLPAIQDFAILSAGGILATFVAFGILVPALKVEVDRVLENRFGRDRAKSPFGVSAGPINRLLSGGVVLARRAPLAVVFLAFLLAVGGAYGATGIDTEFNEADFLPEDAPEWAKSFPEPFAPDTYTISDDAEYLGDNFQDPDSQAEILIRGDVTDPATLPAIEDTRQSQAVAGNSTIDSEPDGSAAVDGPLSVLEDVAADNETVAEGLEERDTTGDDVPDEDLEGLYDLLYDADPDEAATVLERTEDGEYESARLLVSVRGDASAQSVADDTRAFAAEIEDGAAVTAIATGGPVTTAVVQDALLETLVQAFAVTLVVILVFLTVLYWVRHRALSLGAVTLAPVVAALAWLLGAMALLDVPFNSETAVITSLAIGLGVDYSIHFGERFVAERERQESIHDVLTATITGTGGALLGSALTTAAGFGVLALALAPPLRRFGLVTGLSIVFAFLACMTVLPSLLVLRERVLVRLNR; encoded by the coding sequence ATGGTGAGTGACCTCGCCACACGGTACGCCGATGGGCTGGTCGCTCGTAGCAAACTCGTTATCGTCATCTTGCTGCTCGTGACCGCCGGGGTCGCGGCGGGAGCCGTCGTCAACGAGACCGAAGACGCCGGTATCGGCGAGTTCGAGACCGGCTCCGAAGAGGAGGCCGCCCTCGAGTACGTCGAGGACAACTACAACACCGACGAACAGGTCGTCACACAGATCGTCGTCCGTGACAAGGGTGGCGACGTCCTCACCAGGGAGTCGCTGCTCGAGTCGCTGTCCTTCCAGCAGGACGCCCTCGGGAACGAGTCGATAAACGAAACCGTCGCCGACGACGATTTCGTCGGTCTCGAGAACGCCGTCGGAATCGCGGCCCACACGGAGGACCGGGTCGACGAGTTCGAAGAACGCGGCGAGGAACTCGGCGAACGCCAGGCCGAACTCGAGGCCAGAAGCGACGTACTCGAGGAGGGTATCAACGAGAGTCGCGAAATTCAGCGCGAGTACGAGCAGCTGAACGCGACGACGGACGAAACCGATCCCGAGTACCAGGAGGGCGCCGCCGAACTCGAGGCGCAGTTCGAGGCAGTCCTCGAGGAGACGACCGCAGCGGCCGACCTCGACGACGAGGAGGCCGACGAGTACGCACAGTTCGCAGAGCAGGCCCGCGAAATCGAGTCGGGTCTGTTCGTGATCGAGCAAACGACCGACGATCCCGAATCGGTCGACGAGTACGGGGAGCTACAGGAGCGTCTCGAGGGTGTCTACGCCGGTGCGACGGTCGGGTTGCTCGAGGAGGAGTTCGAGGCACTCGAGTCTGACTTCGAAGCTCTCGAGGAGGACCGCGAGGCGTTCGAGGAGAGCGACGGACCGACGCTCGCGGAGCAGGTCGACGCACTCGAGGATCGTTCCGACGAGGAGGTCGAGGAACTGCTCGCTGACGTCCTCGATCCCGACGCCGACGCCGGTGACGAGGACCCTGCGGAGTTCCTCCCGGCCGACTACGAACCCGGCGACACCGAAGCCGACTCCCGGATCACGTTCCTCTTCCAGGCCGACGACAGCGGCGAAGACGAGGATCCCGAAGCGGCCTACGAAGCCCAACTCGAGGTCGAATCGCTGTTCGAGGAACGATTCGACGACGGGTTCGTCTTCGGCCAGGGAATCACCGACGCCGCCTCCTCGAGTGCGGTCGGTGACAGTTTCATCATCATTACCCCTGTCGCGCTCGTGCTCGTCCTGACGATCCTCGCGATCACGTACCGCGACGTCGTCGACGTCCTGCTCGGTCTCGGCGGTATCGCGGTCGTGATGGCCTGGCTCGGCGGGCTGATGGGCTGGCTCGAGATTCCGATGAGCCAACTCCTGATCGCGGTCCCGTTCCTGCTGATCGGGCTCTCGATCGACTACGCCCTGCACGTGGTCATGCGCTACCGAGAGGCGAGAGCCGGCGTGCTCGATATCGGCGACGAGCGGACGGACGGCGGCGTCGCTCGCGGCATCCGGACCGGGATGGCCGTCGGCGTCAGCGGCGTCGTCCTCGCGCTCGCCGCGGCCACCTTCTCGACGGGGATCGGATTCCTCTCGAACGTCGTGAGTCCCCTACCTGCGATCCAGGACTTCGCGATCCTCAGCGCCGGTGGCATCCTCGCGACGTTCGTCGCGTTCGGGATCCTCGTGCCCGCGCTCAAGGTCGAGGTCGACCGCGTCCTCGAGAACCGGTTCGGCCGCGATCGGGCGAAGTCGCCGTTCGGGGTGAGTGCAGGGCCGATCAACCGCCTGCTCTCCGGCGGCGTCGTGCTGGCTCGACGAGCGCCGCTCGCCGTCGTCTTCCTCGCGTTCCTGCTTGCCGTCGGCGGCGCCTACGGCGCGACGGGCATCGACACGGAGTTCAACGAGGCGGACTTCCTGCCCGAGGACGCCCCCGAGTGGGCGAAGTCCTTCCCCGAACCGTTCGCGCCCGACACCTACACCATCAGCGACGACGCCGAGTACCTCGGCGACAACTTCCAGGATCCCGACTCGCAGGCTGAGATACTGATACGCGGGGACGTGACCGATCCCGCGACGCTGCCCGCGATCGAGGACACACGCCAGAGCCAGGCCGTGGCCGGCAACAGCACGATCGACAGCGAGCCCGACGGCTCGGCAGCCGTCGACGGCCCGCTGTCGGTCCTGGAGGACGTCGCCGCGGACAACGAGACCGTCGCGGAGGGTCTCGAGGAACGCGACACGACCGGCGACGACGTCCCAGACGAGGACCTCGAGGGGCTGTACGACCTGCTGTACGACGCCGATCCGGACGAAGCGGCGACTGTCCTCGAGCGGACCGAAGACGGGGAGTACGAGTCGGCTCGACTGCTCGTCAGCGTTCGCGGCGACGCATCGGCACAGAGCGTCGCCGACGATACCCGTGCGTTCGCAGCGGAGATCGAGGACGGAGCGGCGGTGACGGCGATCGCGACCGGCGGACCGGTGACGACCGCGGTCGTTCAGGACGCCCTGCTCGAGACGCTCGTCCAGGCGTTCGCGGTGACGCTCGTGGTCATCCTGGTCTTCCTGACGGTCCTCTACTGGGTGCGCCACCGTGCGCTCTCGCTGGGTGCCGTGACGCTCGCTCCGGTCGTCGCCGCGCTCGCGTGGCTGCTCGGAGCGATGGCTCTACTCGACGTCCCGTTCAACAGCGAGACGGCCGTCATCACGAGCCTCGCGATCGGGCTCGGCGTCGACTACAGCATCCACTTCGGCGAGCGGTTCGTCGCGGAGCGAGAGCGCCAGGAGTCGATCCACGACGTCCTCACCGCGACGATAACCGGCACCGGCGGCGCGTTGCTCGGCAGCGCGCTGACGACGGCCGCCGGCTTCGGCGTCCTTGCCCTGGCGCTCGCACCGCCGCTCCGACGATTCGGGCTCGTGACCGGACTCAGCATAGTCTTCGCGTTCCTCGCGTGCATGACGGTGTTGCCGAGCCTGCTCGTGCTCCGCGAGCGGGTGCTCGTGCGTCTCAACCGGTGA